In the Acropora muricata isolate sample 2 chromosome 10, ASM3666990v1, whole genome shotgun sequence genome, one interval contains:
- the LOC136931903 gene encoding uncharacterized protein C1orf21 homolog gives MGCSASKRLTTSPDPSSSSQSTKENGWSPHTTDVPRHSVESSSHSFKRKDSSNSIASIKEPDIPDTRHKESPVLQKDKNEERSFAKRPSPIRSNDSSSNSTKPAPINQVRVQMTRSQIEFFRMLDEKIEKGPDYISETDS, from the exons ATGGGATGTTCTGCTAGCAAACGTCTAACCACAAGTCCAGATCCTAGCTCCAGTTCACAGTCAACTAAAGAAAATGGTTGGTCGCCACACACAACAG ATGTTCCAAGACACTCAGTAGAAAGTAGTTCACACAGCTTCAAGAGAAAAGACTCAAGTAACAGCATTGCTTCCATCAAAGAGCCAGATATCCCAGATACAAGGCATAAGGAAAGCCCTGTATTACAAAAGGATAAG AATGAAGAGAGATCTTTTGCCAAGAGACCTTCCCCTATTAG gtCTAATGACAGCAGTAGCAATTCTACAAAGCCAGCTCCTATCAATCAAGTCAGAGT GCAGATGACAAGATCTCAAATAGAATTTTTCAGAATGCTTGATGAAAAAATCGAGAAA ggaCCTGACTACATATCTGAAACAGACAGCTGA
- the LOC136931901 gene encoding delta-aminolevulinic acid dehydratase-like — MTLYQGSLHGGYNHSATRAWQSTNTEITSKNLIYPLFISDHDDAYEEISSLPGQYRMGVNNIEKIVSPLVKNGLKSVLLFGVVTKLQKSENGHNADSDLSPAILATNKLRTLFPELLICCDVCLCPYTSHGHCGILNKDGSINNVESIKRLAEVSLAYAKAGCHVIAPSDMMDNRVGAIKDILHRNGFGGKVAVMSYSAKFASSFYGPFRDAAMSAPAFGDRRCYQLPPGAKGLAARAVERDVKEGADMVMVKPGMAYLDIVRQTKDKFPDLPLAIYQVSGEYAMLYHGSKAGAFDLKTIVLESLTAMRRAGADIIITYYVPSLLDWLKEN, encoded by the exons ATGACATTGTATCAAGGGAGTTTGCATGGTGGATACAACCATTCCGCCACAAGGGCTTGGCAAAGCACAAACACAGAGATCACCAGCAAGAATTTGATCTACCCACTCTTTATTTC TGATCATGATGATGCATATGAAGAAATCTCAAGCCTTCCTGGCCAGTACAG AATGGGTGTTAACAACATAGAGAAGATAGTATCGCCCTTGGTAAAGAATGGTCTCAAGTCTGTGTTATTGTTTGGAGTTGTTACTAAACTGCAGAAG AGTGAGAATGGCCATAATGCAGACAGTGACCTATCACCTGCAATTTTAGCCACAAATAAGTTGAGAACTCTGTTCCCTGAATTACTGATTTGCTGTGATGTTTGCCTCTGTCCTTACACCAGCCATGGTCACTGCG GGATCCTTAACAAGGATGGCTCTATCAATAATGTGGAAAGTATCAAAAGACTGGCTGAAGTATCTTTGGCATATGCTAAAGCAG GATGCCATGTTATTGCTCCATCAGACATGATGGACAACAGGGTGGGAGCCATTAAAGATATTCTTCACCGAAATGGATTTGGAGGAAAA GTTGCAGTCATGAGCTACAGTGCAAAATTTGCTTCCAGTTTCTATGGTCCTTTCAG agATGCAGCAATGAGTGCACCAGCCTTTGGTGATAGGAGATGTTACCAGCTACCACCAGGAGCTAAGGGCCTTGCAGCTAGAGCAGTG GAGCGAGATGTTAAGGAAGGAGCAGACATGGTCATGGTGAAACCTGGCATGGCATATCTTGATATTGTGAGACAGACAAAAGACAAG TTTCCTGATTTGCCATTGGCAATTTATCAG GTTTCAGGGGAATATGCAATGTTGTACCATGGAAGCAAGGCAGGAGCATTTGATCTGAAGACAATAGTACTAGAATCTTTAACAGCAATGAGGAGAGCAG GAGCAGATATTATCATTACTTATTATGTTCCTTCACTATTGGATTGgctgaaagaaaattga
- the LOC136931902 gene encoding acyl-CoA-binding domain-containing protein 6-like produces MYAMYEDTKYSSSPVTTNMAKYSQEVLVNGEDLQGLFQAATEFVRTLKNISDEQKLMFYGLYKQAKEGACTTSRPGFWDPVGRAKWDSWKKLGHMPQQKALECYIQELCEIDPEWEEKYAVTDDLTLKDPGKPAQKQTMGLAVSTLRGQENHEDEIISDANKSVFDWCKEGNVKKLDFLLTREGNVNTKDDQGMTLLHWACDRGHVDIVRYLIKNKADINAQDADGQTPLHYAVTCDFLSIVKELLQCGADCSITDSDGCRPIDVAESSKVKELLNS; encoded by the exons ATGTATGCTATGTATGAAGACACAAAATATAGCAGCAGCCCTGTAACCACCAATATGGCGAAATATTCTCAGGAAGTCCTTGTGAACGGCGAAGATTTACAAGGGTTGTTTCAAGCAGCTACAGAATTTGTGAGAACTCTAAAAAACATAAGCGATGAACAAAAGCTTATGTTTTATGGTCTTTATAAGCAG GCAAAAGAAGGTGCATGTACAACATCAAGACCTGGTTTCTGGGACCCTGTAGGAAGAGCAAAATG GGATTCTTGGAAAAAGCTTGGGCATATGCCTCAACAGAAAGCTCTAGAGTGTTACATCCAGGAACTTTGTGAAATTGATCCTGAGTGGGAAGAAAAATATGCTGTCACAGATGATTTA ACATTAAAAGACCCTGGGAAACCTGCCCAAAAGCAAACAATGGGACTTGCAGTTAGCACTCTAAGAGGACAAGAAAATCATGAAGATGAAATTATAAG TGACGCTAATAAATCAGTGTTTGATTGGTGCAAAGAAGGGAATGTCAAGAAATTGGATTTTTTACTGACAAGAGAAGGAAATGTTAACACAAAAGATGATCAG GGAATGACTTTACTTCATTGGGCCTGTGACAGGGGTCATGTGGATATTGTGAGATACCTTATAAAAAACAAAGCTGACATTAATGCACAG GATGCTGATGGGCAAACACCTTTGCATTATG CTGTCACATGTGACTTTCTGTCAATAGTAAAAGAACTGTTACAATGTGGAGCAGATTGTTCTATCACAGACAGTGATGGTTGTCGGCCAATCGATGTTGCGGAGAGTTCAAAAGTTAAAGAACTACTAAACAGCTGA